A genomic region of Metopolophium dirhodum isolate CAU chromosome 1, ASM1992520v1, whole genome shotgun sequence contains the following coding sequences:
- the LOC132934662 gene encoding TATA box-binding protein-like 1 isoform X2: MTPIIKLKNKFNLNKSPLNANIYNNNGLHEQEEIQSTSRKPIQDCLNVDDEILINISNVSASFNVKSHLNLRYLALHGHNVEYKREKAKLVMKLRKPSATAIIWSSGKIVCIGSASEYDSKIASKRIARIIQRLGYSDAKFSSFKIINVLGSCSLPFSIRIIQFSEKYKLNSQYEPELNPGVTYRIKEIKATLKIYSTGSITVNAPSEAVVQLAIEHIYPLVLPFKLTNLFDDKCLVRVIGGTKSQEQNAGILESTSHFPINRPVGELVIKRWQLNALAPILDKKGYK, translated from the exons ATGACACCTatcattaaattgaaaaataaatttaatttaaataaatctccATTAAATGCTAACATTTACAACAACAATGGACTTCACGAACAAGAGGAAATACAATCAACATCTAGAAAACCTATACAAGACTGTTTAAATGTTGatgatgaaatattaattaatataagtaacgTATCTGCTAGTTTCAATGTGAAATCACATTTAAATCTCAGATATTTAGCACTGCATGGGCATAATGTGGAGTATAAACGTGAAAAAGcg aaactcGTCATGAAGTTACGTAAACCAAGTGCTACAGCAATTATATGGTCAAGTGGTAAAATAGTTTGTATAGGTTCAGCATCTgaatatgattcaaaaatagCTTCAAAACGTATTGCTAGAATTATTCAAAGGCTGGGATATAGTGATGCAAAATTTAgtagtttcaaaattattaatgttctcGGCTCATGTAGCTTACCATTTTCCATCagaattatacaattttccgaaaaatataaactaaattctCA gtaTGAACCCGAGTTGAATCCCGGCGTGACGTACAGAATTAAAGAAATCAAagctacattaaaaatatattctactgGTAGCATTACTGTAAATG CTCCGAGTGAAGCAGTAGTTCAACTTGCCATTGAACACATATATCCTCTAGTTTTACCATTTAAGTTAACCAACTTATTTGACGATAAATGTCTTGTTAGAGTGATTGGAGGAACAAAATCCCAGGAACAAAATGCCGGAATATTGGAATCTACTAGTCATTTTCCCATAAATCGTCCCGTCGGAGAACTAGTGATTAAACGTTGGCAGTTAAACGCTTTGGCACCTATATTAGACAAAAAAGGATACAAATGA
- the LOC132934662 gene encoding TATA box-binding protein-like 1 isoform X1, whose translation MLRYSIASGQCTSINMTPIIKLKNKFNLNKSPLNANIYNNNGLHEQEEIQSTSRKPIQDCLNVDDEILINISNVSASFNVKSHLNLRYLALHGHNVEYKREKAKLVMKLRKPSATAIIWSSGKIVCIGSASEYDSKIASKRIARIIQRLGYSDAKFSSFKIINVLGSCSLPFSIRIIQFSEKYKLNSQYEPELNPGVTYRIKEIKATLKIYSTGSITVNAPSEAVVQLAIEHIYPLVLPFKLTNLFDDKCLVRVIGGTKSQEQNAGILESTSHFPINRPVGELVIKRWQLNALAPILDKKGYK comes from the exons atgttacgttATTCCATTGCCAGCGGACAGTGCACTTCT atCAATATGACACCTatcattaaattgaaaaataaatttaatttaaataaatctccATTAAATGCTAACATTTACAACAACAATGGACTTCACGAACAAGAGGAAATACAATCAACATCTAGAAAACCTATACAAGACTGTTTAAATGTTGatgatgaaatattaattaatataagtaacgTATCTGCTAGTTTCAATGTGAAATCACATTTAAATCTCAGATATTTAGCACTGCATGGGCATAATGTGGAGTATAAACGTGAAAAAGcg aaactcGTCATGAAGTTACGTAAACCAAGTGCTACAGCAATTATATGGTCAAGTGGTAAAATAGTTTGTATAGGTTCAGCATCTgaatatgattcaaaaatagCTTCAAAACGTATTGCTAGAATTATTCAAAGGCTGGGATATAGTGATGCAAAATTTAgtagtttcaaaattattaatgttctcGGCTCATGTAGCTTACCATTTTCCATCagaattatacaattttccgaaaaatataaactaaattctCA gtaTGAACCCGAGTTGAATCCCGGCGTGACGTACAGAATTAAAGAAATCAAagctacattaaaaatatattctactgGTAGCATTACTGTAAATG CTCCGAGTGAAGCAGTAGTTCAACTTGCCATTGAACACATATATCCTCTAGTTTTACCATTTAAGTTAACCAACTTATTTGACGATAAATGTCTTGTTAGAGTGATTGGAGGAACAAAATCCCAGGAACAAAATGCCGGAATATTGGAATCTACTAGTCATTTTCCCATAAATCGTCCCGTCGGAGAACTAGTGATTAAACGTTGGCAGTTAAACGCTTTGGCACCTATATTAGACAAAAAAGGATACAAATGA